One segment of Gloeocapsopsis sp. IPPAS B-1203 DNA contains the following:
- the cdaA gene encoding diadenylate cyclase CdaA has protein sequence MRDLWKQWLIDLGWTQSILLHIIDLGLVLGLTYMVLVIIGERRTLWMVRGFIVLMLASVVSGRLELRLLNFVLEKLVIGCAVAIAVAYQSDLRRFLEQLGRGELGHLWQPSRRTISKPDSVIDEIVEAVKELSQNRIGALIVLETNGPIDEGDFNSSGVQLNAEVSKELIQTIFHPKTPLHDGAALIRGSRLVAAAVILPLTKRTASRQLGTRHRAAMGITERVPDNSICVVVSEETGSISFAEKGVLNRPLTSSKLKELLEAKFSPPVERETVAPSVLSWVRQVSHQGKALVSRLLGVSSSASHRNKK, from the coding sequence ATGAGAGATTTGTGGAAGCAATGGCTGATCGACCTTGGCTGGACGCAGTCAATATTGCTTCACATAATTGATCTGGGGCTGGTGCTGGGGTTGACTTACATGGTGCTAGTGATCATTGGCGAGCGCCGTACGCTGTGGATGGTGCGAGGATTTATTGTACTCATGCTGGCATCTGTAGTGAGTGGCAGATTAGAGTTACGGCTGCTCAATTTTGTACTGGAAAAGCTAGTGATTGGTTGTGCAGTAGCGATCGCTGTTGCTTACCAATCAGACTTGCGCCGTTTTTTGGAACAGCTTGGACGGGGTGAATTGGGACATTTATGGCAGCCATCGCGCCGGACTATTTCTAAGCCAGATAGTGTAATTGATGAAATTGTTGAGGCAGTTAAGGAACTTTCACAAAACAGAATTGGCGCACTAATTGTTTTAGAAACTAATGGTCCGATTGATGAAGGAGATTTCAATTCATCCGGTGTACAGCTAAATGCGGAGGTTTCTAAGGAACTCATCCAAACAATCTTTCACCCAAAAACTCCTCTTCATGATGGGGCGGCGTTAATTCGTGGTTCGCGGCTGGTTGCTGCTGCGGTCATTTTACCACTGACAAAACGCACGGCTTCACGCCAACTGGGTACTCGCCATCGTGCAGCAATGGGCATCACTGAGCGTGTTCCAGATAATTCTATTTGTGTCGTTGTTTCTGAAGAAACAGGTTCGATTTCTTTTGCTGAAAAGGGAGTACTCAATAGACCACTTACCAGCAGTAAACTGAAAGAATTATTAGAAGCTAAGTTTTCCCCGCCTGTAGAGCGTGAAACTGTTGCTCCTAGTGTGCTAAGTTGGGTTCGCCAAGTTAGTCACCAAGGCAAGGCATTAGTATCGCGTTTACTGGGTGTATCATCATCAGCTTCTCATCGAAACAAAAAATGA
- the lysA gene encoding diaminopimelate decarboxylase, with amino-acid sequence MLSTHPAGVQSGRQYLPKVTDASPNQELLPLTARINSSDRLEIGGCDVTTLVEQFGSPLYILDEDTLRSACHQYREAFKKYYPGESQVLYASKAWSCLAVCAIASQEGLGIDVVSGGELYTALQAGVNPDKLYLHGNNKSLEELKLAINSGCTIVVDNWYELRTLGNWSSVMGNSDANEPIRIMLRLTPGIECHTHEYIRTGHLDSKFGFDPNQLDEVFAFVSQHSALNCVGLHAHIGSQIFEQQPHQDLAGVMVQWLDKASSYGLQIQELNVGGGLGICYTEADDPPSIEAWVKGVCTAIQDACVTQQIALPKLLCEPGRSLIGSACVTAYTVGSSKTVPGIRTYIAVDGGMSDNPRPITYQSVYRAVVANKMSAPATQTVTIAGKHCESGDILIKEATLPPSEPGDIVVVLATGAYNYSMASNYNRLARPAAVVVKAGEANLILRRETYQDLMRQDCLPARLSSET; translated from the coding sequence ATGCTATCGACTCATCCTGCAGGGGTGCAATCTGGTCGTCAGTATTTACCAAAGGTAACTGATGCGTCCCCTAATCAAGAACTTTTACCCCTGACTGCACGAATTAACAGCAGCGATCGCCTAGAAATTGGGGGATGTGATGTGACAACGCTAGTAGAGCAATTTGGTTCGCCGCTTTATATTTTGGATGAGGACACTTTACGCAGCGCTTGTCATCAGTATCGCGAAGCGTTTAAAAAGTATTACCCAGGAGAGTCTCAAGTACTTTATGCTTCCAAAGCTTGGAGTTGTTTAGCAGTATGTGCGATCGCATCTCAAGAAGGTTTGGGCATTGATGTCGTTTCAGGTGGCGAACTTTACACCGCCTTACAAGCAGGAGTGAACCCCGATAAACTTTACCTCCACGGTAATAATAAATCTTTAGAAGAATTAAAATTAGCGATCAATTCAGGTTGCACGATTGTCGTTGATAATTGGTATGAATTGCGTACATTAGGTAATTGGTCATCGGTAATGGGTAATAGTGATGCCAATGAGCCAATTCGCATAATGCTGCGACTAACACCTGGAATTGAATGTCATACTCATGAATATATTCGTACAGGACATTTAGACAGCAAGTTTGGCTTTGATCCCAATCAATTAGATGAAGTGTTTGCGTTTGTTAGTCAGCATTCTGCGTTGAATTGTGTAGGCTTACACGCACATATTGGTTCCCAGATTTTTGAGCAGCAACCACATCAAGATTTAGCTGGAGTTATGGTGCAGTGGTTAGATAAAGCTAGCAGCTATGGCTTACAGATTCAAGAATTAAATGTCGGTGGTGGTTTGGGAATTTGCTATACCGAAGCTGACGATCCCCCGAGTATTGAAGCGTGGGTGAAGGGGGTGTGTACAGCGATTCAAGATGCTTGTGTGACACAGCAAATAGCATTACCAAAGTTGCTTTGCGAACCAGGGCGATCGCTGATTGGTTCAGCTTGTGTCACTGCATATACAGTAGGTTCGTCAAAAACCGTTCCAGGAATTCGTACCTACATTGCTGTAGATGGTGGTATGTCAGATAATCCGCGTCCCATCACTTACCAATCAGTTTATCGAGCAGTTGTAGCAAATAAAATGTCTGCACCAGCGACACAAACAGTCACAATAGCTGGAAAACACTGCGAATCAGGCGATATTCTGATTAAAGAGGCAACTTTACCACCGTCTGAACCAGGAGACATTGTTGTTGTGCTGGCAACCGGAGCATACAACTACAGTATGGCATCGAATTACAATCGCTTGGCTCGACCAGCAGCAGTTGTCGTTAAAGCAGGAGAAGCAAATTTGATTCTGCGGCGTGAAACTTATCAAGATTTGATGCGACAAGACTGTCTACCGGCAAGATTATCAAGTGAGACATAA
- a CDS encoding alpha/beta hydrolase: MVTSILQRNNVSVLGNGSQTLIFAHGFGTDQTAWRHQVAAFTDNYRVILFDHVGAGKSDFAAYSPHRYSSLYSYAEDLLDLCAELKLKDSVLIGHSVSGMVSLLAALVEPQYFRKLIFIGASPRYLNDVDYIGGFEQADLDQLYAAMATNYYAWASGFAPLAMGNPDKPELAIEYANSLSAIRPDIAQAVARVIFQSDHREELPRLKIPVDILQSNNDIAVPLEVGQYMAQKIANSTLTNIPTTGHLPHISAPETVTRAIASCLAQI, encoded by the coding sequence ATGGTAACAAGCATCCTGCAGCGGAATAATGTCAGTGTTCTGGGTAATGGTAGTCAGACATTAATATTTGCACATGGTTTTGGTACGGATCAAACCGCCTGGCGGCATCAAGTTGCAGCCTTTACCGATAACTATCGCGTTATTCTTTTCGATCATGTCGGTGCGGGGAAATCAGACTTTGCCGCATATAGTCCGCACCGCTACAGTAGTTTGTATAGTTATGCTGAAGATTTACTCGATTTATGTGCTGAGTTGAAACTGAAAGACAGCGTTTTAATCGGTCACTCAGTGAGTGGTATGGTGAGCTTGTTAGCTGCCTTGGTTGAGCCGCAATACTTTCGTAAATTAATTTTTATCGGTGCATCGCCACGCTACCTCAATGATGTCGATTATATAGGCGGTTTTGAGCAAGCTGATTTAGATCAACTTTATGCAGCGATGGCAACAAACTACTACGCTTGGGCAAGTGGATTTGCGCCGCTGGCAATGGGAAATCCTGATAAACCAGAACTCGCGATCGAGTATGCAAACTCCTTATCCGCAATTCGCCCTGATATCGCTCAAGCTGTAGCGCGGGTAATTTTTCAGTCCGATCACCGCGAAGAGTTACCGCGACTTAAAATACCTGTTGATATCTTACAATCAAATAATGATATTGCTGTACCGCTAGAAGTTGGTCAGTATATGGCACAGAAGATCGCCAATAGCACACTGACAAATATCCCAACGACAGGACATTTACCTCACATCAGCGCACCAGAAACTGTTACCCGCGCGATCGCCTCATGTCTTGCCCAGATTTAA
- the rimI gene encoding ribosomal protein S18-alanine N-acetyltransferase, translating into MTLLELKYLTPEHLGALLELDQACFGGLWTLEAYQRELDSPNSDLIGLVNPFAPNSLLGVGCLWAILEEAHITILAVHPQYQRQGFGQALLYGLLSVAEQRNLERATLEVRVSNHAAIALYQKFGFKTAGRRKGYYKDTGEDALILWHNGLAQPEFPQLLSDWEYQIHTHLVRLDWELQIDLSVYSADPPLTKK; encoded by the coding sequence GTGACTTTATTAGAACTTAAATATCTCACACCAGAGCATCTGGGTGCATTGTTGGAATTGGATCAAGCCTGCTTTGGAGGTCTTTGGACTTTGGAAGCTTACCAACGAGAGCTAGATAGTCCCAACAGTGATTTAATTGGTCTAGTCAACCCATTTGCGCCTAATTCACTTTTAGGGGTGGGTTGTCTGTGGGCAATTCTAGAGGAAGCTCACATTACCATTTTGGCAGTTCATCCTCAATACCAGCGCCAAGGTTTCGGTCAAGCACTACTTTACGGTTTATTGTCAGTAGCAGAGCAACGAAATTTAGAACGCGCTACTCTGGAAGTCAGAGTTTCTAATCATGCGGCGATCGCACTGTATCAAAAATTTGGCTTCAAAACTGCCGGACGGCGTAAAGGATACTACAAAGACACTGGTGAAGATGCCTTAATTCTTTGGCATAACGGTTTAGCACAACCAGAATTTCCTCAACTTTTATCTGACTGGGAATACCAAATTCACACTCACCTCGTCCGCTTAGACTGGGAATTACAGATTGATTTATCAGTATATTCCGCAGATCCGCCCTTGACAAAAAAGTGA
- a CDS encoding isoprenyl transferase → MTAKPIVLQDLPPDLKQERLPKHVAVIMDGNGRWAKRRGLPRIMGHKQGVDVLKDLLRCCRDWGVSALTAYAFSTENWGRPLEEVDFLMTLFERVLRKELREMMEEDVRIQFVGNLSALPRSLQAEITRAVDQTQHNRGIQFTVATNYGGRQEILDACRAIAHQVQQGLLQPDDINEALFERHLYTAGICDPDLLIRTSGEMRISNFLLWQMAYAEIYITETLWPDFDRAEFHRALCSYQKRERRFGKV, encoded by the coding sequence ATGACTGCAAAGCCAATCGTGTTACAAGATTTGCCCCCCGATTTAAAACAAGAACGCCTGCCTAAACATGTGGCGGTAATCATGGATGGAAATGGTCGCTGGGCTAAGCGTCGGGGGCTACCCCGAATTATGGGTCATAAACAAGGCGTAGATGTGCTGAAAGATTTACTGCGTTGTTGTCGAGATTGGGGAGTATCAGCCCTAACAGCATATGCTTTTTCTACAGAGAATTGGGGAAGACCGTTAGAAGAAGTTGATTTTTTAATGACATTGTTTGAGCGGGTGTTGCGTAAAGAATTGCGCGAGATGATGGAGGAAGATGTCCGCATTCAGTTTGTTGGGAACTTGAGTGCGCTACCGCGATCGCTGCAAGCAGAAATTACGCGGGCTGTTGACCAAACTCAACACAATCGGGGAATTCAGTTTACTGTGGCAACAAATTACGGCGGACGACAAGAGATTTTAGATGCTTGTCGGGCGATCGCGCATCAGGTGCAGCAAGGCTTACTACAACCTGATGATATTAATGAGGCATTATTTGAACGTCATTTATATACTGCTGGAATTTGCGATCCCGATTTATTAATTCGTACCAGTGGCGAAATGCGAATTAGTAACTTTCTGCTGTGGCAAATGGCTTATGCTGAAATTTACATTACTGAGACGCTATGGCCTGATTTTGACCGTGCTGAGTTTCACAGGGCATTATGCTCTTACCAAAAGCGTGAAAGACGGTTTGGAAAGGTGTAA
- a CDS encoding DUF3143 domain-containing protein, giving the protein MSLPSADTPLYNHALPNIEEWLRSQGCQQDSEQLHCWYLQGPDWEAELLLDVDQLTVRYTKVGTTSQDILRSFKYSLSREDVEQAVFSGP; this is encoded by the coding sequence ATGTCTCTTCCTTCAGCTGATACACCCCTATATAACCATGCCCTCCCGAACATTGAAGAATGGTTAAGAAGCCAAGGTTGCCAACAAGATAGCGAGCAACTTCACTGTTGGTATTTACAGGGTCCTGATTGGGAAGCAGAGCTACTTCTTGATGTCGATCAACTGACAGTGCGTTACACAAAAGTTGGCACAACATCACAAGATATCCTCCGCTCGTTCAAATACTCTCTAAGTCGTGAAGATGTCGAGCAAGCTGTCTTTTCTGGACCTTAA
- a CDS encoding ATP-dependent Clp protease ATP-binding subunit: MFERFTEKAIKVIMLAQEEARRLGHNFVGTEQILLGLIGEGTGVAAKVLKSMGVNLKDARIEVEKIIGRGSGFVAVEIPFTPRAKRVLELSLEEARQLGHNYIGTEHLLLGLIREGEGVAARVLENLGVDLSKVRTQVIRMLGETAEVSAGSAQSGRTKTPTLDEFGSNLTQMASEGKLDPVVGRAKEIERVIQILGRRTKNNPVLIGEPGVGKTAIAEGLASRIANKDIPDILEEKRVVTLDIGLLVAGTKYRGEFEERLKKIMDEIRSAGNVILVIDEVHTLIGAGAAEGAIDAANILKPALARGELQCIGATTLDEYRKHIERDAALERRFQPVMVGEPTVDETIEILYGLRERYEQHHKLKISDEALVAAAKLSDRYISDRYLPDKAIDLIDEAGSRVRLINSQLPPAAKELDKELRQVLKEKDDAVRGQDFDRAGELRDREMEIKAEIRAIAQNKTTTTREGENDSPVVNEEDIAHIVASWTGVPVNKLTESESEKLLHMEDTLHQRLIGQEEAVKAVSKAIRRARVGLKNPNRPIASFVFSGPTGVGKTELTKALAAYFFGSEEAMIRLDMSEYMERHTVSKLIGSPPGYVGYNEGGQLTEAVRRRPYTVVLFDEIEKAHPDVFNMLLQILEDGRLTDAKGRTVDFKNTLLILTSNIGSQVIEKGGGGLGFEVAENRAEAQYNRIRSLVNEELKQRFRPEFLNRLDEIIVFRQLTKDEVKQISDILLKEVVNRLTEKGIVLEVTERFKDRLVEEGYNPSYGARPLRRAIMRLLEDSLAEEILSGRVKDGDTAVVDVDDTGNVKVLAEQRRELLPQAVEQ; encoded by the coding sequence ATGTTTGAACGCTTCACAGAAAAAGCTATTAAAGTGATCATGCTGGCCCAGGAAGAAGCTCGCCGCCTGGGTCACAACTTCGTAGGTACAGAGCAGATCCTCCTGGGTCTGATAGGGGAAGGAACAGGCGTAGCGGCCAAAGTGCTGAAATCTATGGGCGTCAACCTCAAAGATGCTCGGATTGAAGTCGAAAAAATTATTGGTCGAGGTTCCGGCTTTGTGGCAGTGGAAATTCCGTTTACCCCACGGGCAAAGCGAGTTTTGGAACTTTCCCTAGAAGAAGCACGCCAGCTAGGACACAATTATATCGGTACAGAGCACTTGCTACTAGGCTTAATCCGCGAAGGAGAAGGCGTGGCAGCAAGAGTACTAGAAAACTTAGGAGTTGATTTATCCAAAGTTAGAACTCAAGTGATTCGGATGTTAGGAGAAACCGCTGAAGTCTCAGCAGGATCTGCGCAATCCGGTCGCACCAAAACTCCAACATTGGATGAGTTTGGCTCGAACCTGACTCAAATGGCTTCAGAAGGCAAGCTTGATCCTGTTGTTGGTCGCGCTAAAGAAATTGAGCGAGTTATTCAAATTTTAGGTCGTCGTACCAAAAATAATCCAGTATTAATTGGGGAACCTGGTGTAGGTAAAACTGCGATCGCTGAAGGTTTAGCATCGCGAATTGCTAATAAAGATATTCCCGATATCCTTGAAGAAAAGCGCGTTGTCACACTTGATATCGGCTTATTAGTTGCAGGCACTAAGTACCGAGGTGAATTTGAAGAGCGCCTGAAAAAAATCATGGATGAAATCCGTTCTGCAGGGAACGTGATTTTAGTGATTGACGAGGTGCATACTCTGATCGGTGCTGGTGCAGCTGAAGGTGCGATTGACGCCGCAAATATCCTCAAACCCGCTTTGGCAAGAGGAGAGTTGCAGTGTATTGGTGCGACAACACTAGATGAATACCGCAAGCACATCGAGCGCGATGCAGCACTAGAAAGAAGATTCCAACCCGTGATGGTGGGCGAACCGACTGTAGATGAAACAATTGAAATTTTGTACGGTCTACGCGAACGTTATGAGCAACACCATAAGTTAAAAATCTCGGATGAAGCACTCGTCGCAGCAGCGAAGCTTTCCGACCGTTATATTAGCGATCGCTACTTACCAGATAAAGCAATCGACTTGATCGACGAAGCTGGTTCAAGAGTACGCTTAATTAACTCACAACTTCCTCCCGCAGCCAAAGAGCTTGATAAAGAATTGCGTCAAGTCTTAAAAGAAAAAGACGATGCCGTTCGCGGACAAGACTTTGATCGCGCTGGAGAACTCCGCGATCGCGAAATGGAAATTAAAGCCGAAATTCGGGCGATCGCACAGAACAAAACAACCACCACCCGTGAGGGTGAGAACGATTCTCCAGTAGTGAATGAAGAAGACATTGCGCACATTGTTGCTTCTTGGACAGGTGTACCAGTCAACAAACTGACCGAATCCGAATCTGAGAAACTGCTGCATATGGAAGATACCTTGCATCAGCGACTCATCGGTCAAGAAGAAGCAGTCAAGGCAGTTTCTAAAGCAATTCGCCGTGCTAGAGTTGGCTTAAAGAATCCCAACCGTCCAATTGCTAGCTTTGTGTTCTCTGGACCTACTGGTGTTGGTAAAACTGAGTTAACTAAAGCGCTAGCAGCTTACTTCTTTGGTTCCGAGGAAGCGATGATTCGCTTGGATATGTCGGAATACATGGAACGGCATACCGTTAGTAAGCTTATCGGTTCGCCTCCAGGATATGTAGGATACAACGAAGGCGGTCAATTAACCGAAGCAGTACGTCGTAGACCTTACACAGTGGTGCTATTCGACGAAATTGAAAAGGCTCACCCTGATGTCTTCAATATGCTGCTGCAAATCCTTGAAGATGGTCGATTGACAGATGCCAAAGGTCGTACAGTGGACTTTAAGAATACACTGCTCATCCTGACTTCTAACATCGGTTCTCAGGTGATAGAAAAAGGTGGTGGTGGTTTAGGCTTTGAAGTTGCTGAAAATCGAGCCGAAGCACAATACAATCGCATTCGTTCATTAGTTAACGAAGAACTCAAGCAACGCTTCCGTCCAGAATTCTTAAACCGCTTGGATGAAATCATCGTCTTCCGTCAATTAACTAAGGACGAGGTGAAGCAAATCTCCGATATTCTGCTCAAGGAAGTGGTTAATCGCCTAACTGAGAAGGGGATCGTGCTAGAAGTTACAGAGCGCTTTAAAGATCGTCTCGTAGAAGAAGGATACAATCCTAGCTACGGTGCAAGACCATTACGTCGGGCGATTATGCGTTTACTCGAAGACAGTTTAGCTGAAGAGATCTTATCAGGACGCGTTAAAGATGGCGATACAGCTGTCGTTGATGTTGATGACACTGGTAATGTCAAAGTACTTGCTGAACAGCGACGAGAATTGTTACCTCAAGCTGTCGAGCAGTAG
- a CDS encoding J domain-containing protein, whose amino-acid sequence MTQQKRDRTSVHQNSYYALLGLHPSASPIEIRRAYRELSKRYHPDTTDLPKANATAKFQQLNEAYATLSSPERRSQYDLKIGYSRVAVIQVPVDLNRPASNPTWQSRSAYLDPTDRPLSSGEIFALFLLLLTFVCCVILAITVALTRGNTFQPTTSLQPPIVVQQIVKLPNL is encoded by the coding sequence ATGACACAACAAAAGCGCGATCGCACCTCCGTCCATCAAAACAGCTACTATGCGTTGCTGGGACTTCACCCTTCAGCATCTCCAATCGAAATTCGCCGTGCCTATCGGGAACTCAGTAAACGTTATCATCCTGATACCACAGATTTACCAAAAGCAAATGCCACGGCTAAGTTTCAGCAACTTAATGAAGCTTATGCTACGCTCAGTAGTCCAGAAAGGCGATCGCAATACGACTTAAAAATCGGCTATTCACGAGTTGCTGTGATTCAAGTTCCGGTAGATCTCAATCGCCCTGCATCTAATCCCACTTGGCAATCGCGCTCAGCATACCTCGATCCGACAGATCGCCCTCTGTCATCTGGAGAAATTTTCGCTTTATTTTTGCTACTGTTAACTTTTGTCTGTTGTGTCATATTAGCAATTACAGTTGCGCTCACTCGTGGAAACACATTTCAGCCAACAACTAGCCTACAGCCACCAATCGTAGTGCAACAGATCGTTAAACTTCCCAACCTTTAA